The sequence below is a genomic window from Etheostoma cragini isolate CJK2018 chromosome 20, CSU_Ecrag_1.0, whole genome shotgun sequence.
TTGTTATTAAGCCGCCAACACATGATCTGTGTCAAAACCGCGGTAAGGTGCAGAGCAAAGAGACGGTTGCGCCTTGAAAGGTCAGTAGCAACCAGGTCAAAGTTAGTCCCGCAtggccagacctatctccaggtcaaagttgaaataattagaATTTTTAGCGCAGCGCACGGCGGCAATTCCAGCGGTGCGGTAACCCCAGGGTAGCGTTTACGCCTAGTCGGGCGTTGCCGCTTTCCACGTATGAAATCAATGGAACGGCCTGCGCTGAGTGGATTATCTGTAGGCCGCTTTAGTGTTCCCTTTCACTCAAATCAAATCTCAGGTCAGCTGTTCTCTAAAATGTGTGTTATGTTCAAACAACTGGTGACTAAAGTTAAAAATCCTAACCCTAAACAAATAGATAGCTTTTGCCTAATTTATGCAATATTGATACAAAACTATGCAAATGAGGAAAAGAAATCGCACTAAGAGGGTCTTACCAGGACAGAATCCACTATGGTCATAAGTAAGTTGCAGACTGCTATAGAGATGAAACCAGTCAGGAGCAATCTCCTCCTTCCTGCCTTTTCCATCAGGAAGaacttggaagaaaaaaaaaatcaacagtggggactctgctctttttttaaacaaaaatgcaacattacTATGTTGTGGCTCAAGCTGTTAACTGTTGATGAGGAAATGGTGACGAGTACTATAATTTTGTGGCAAAATACGcaatttcattgtatttttagTAAACTTAAGACTCTTAGGTTTAgccaatattattataataataataaactttatttgtatagcacttttctaaacaaagttacaaagtgctttgcGAGACAAAATAGCggataaaaaaatgataaaaaccaTTTCAAAGGTATGCAGCATTAAGCAAGGAGCtacaaaactgtaaaataaaacacaaaactatgATACATAATGGCATTCtctattattgttaattttgaaatatagattttacttttaaagatcattttaaGAGGAATCTAAAAGAAGATAAGGAGCTTCCCAGTCTTTTCCAGAGATATGATAATGTGTTGAATAATAGTGTTACTCAACTAGGGAGCTGGAATGTGAAGGTTTCCCCTGGGTGTTGTACTCACTGCCACCAGAGTGAATATCACGTTGACAGCCCCCACGCCCAGAGTCAGGTATTTGGCCTGATCAAACTTGGCCTGGAACATTCTGGTGGAATAATTAATGATCTGGAAGAAAAGAGCAGACATTTCTTTGAGCTTTGTGGGTTACTGGGACGTCTCTGTGGGTTTTTAGGGGCGGGGGTATTGTCCTGACACACTGCCCCAGAATGAGTAGCGCTGAGCCTGAATAATGTATTGAATAAATACCACAACACGGCAAGTGAAGTATTCATAAAACGGCTGAAGCAAGCCATGCAAAAAGATTGAACCACACTTTCTCTCGCTTATATTACGGATAATGTCAATCATAAGCAGACCCAAACAGAATCAGCAGATTTTAGTGGACagttttatttaagtttaagctaagttttattacatttatttctgttaaataaatgtaatacaacttttgattacatttatttattttattttattttttcttataaaaTCTACAGAAAATTCTGCAAAATTCTACAAAATTCAGCTTCCATAGATTCTATTTGGCCCTGGTCATTAGTTATTAGCCTTCAAAttcatgtcaaaaaacattttaccagCAGGATCTTGGCCTCACAACTTTTGCCAGAAAAACCTTCTCAGacaaattgcattttaagaCTCACCGCATTAAATCCGGACAGCTGGCTGCCCAAGTTGATGATGAGGACGATAATGATGGGCTGCTTGTATCTGCGTTTCTTGAAGAACTGGTGGATGGTGACGCCGCTCTGAGTGTGGGCAGCCTCTTCCTTCATCTCTTCCAGCTCAGAAAACACCTTGTCTGAGCTGCCTCTCAGCCTCAGCAAGGCTGCAGAGttaaaacatcctttttttaaaaggtggtctattctatattgttttcagattcatacttgtattttgtgattttgCTAGAAAAACGTTTTACACCATTTACAattctaaatataaataatgcatGATTCTGCTGCACTGCTAgcaaagcatggacaagtttgtAAAAGGACGGCCAGGTAAACGTAAAGCTGAAGAGGAAGCTACGGCAAACACCACCATTGctaacacaaagacaaatagaATACATAGTGgtgaaaacaatttttaatttttaaaagtctgAATTTAGACTTTAAATTAAGAACACATGGCCCTAATCTTCCTCCGTAGATGTCTCTAAGATATTATATACACCCTTAAAGCTTAATGACTAAAGTGGGCCCCACCTGCCTCTGCTTTGCTCTCCTCTCCCTGGTCAATGAGCAGGTAGCGAGGGCTCTCGGGGCAGAAAGGTAGCACCAGGTACTGGGTCAGGGCCGGAATGACCGAGAGGGACAACATCATGGCCCAGTAATGCTCTGTACCCAACACTGTGTCCAGACCAGCCACCTGCAGCAAACACATGCAGGAGGAACCTTGTTGTACTTTGAACTTTTGTACTTTGAGTGAAGCCGATTTGTAAAACAAAGCAGGACTTGGCAAGGCTTGTAAAAACATAtatgttgtatatttttatgcaaaaaatatgtattttatctgTAAAGATTCTCACAATAAGTCTTCAACACAAAGCACCATCACCACAAATCTGTTCTTAATTTCTGGTGTTGGGTAAGATTGGCACTTCACTACTGTAAACACAAAAGGTTTGATTATGATGTctcagaaagaagaaaaacacaagtcaaCACAAGTCAGAGGTGGGAACATAATAAATTACAGAATTCCTTCAAATGGCTTTTCTGTATCCAACCTCGCGCTTTATCTACCATATCCTGGGTAGGGCTGGGTACTgcattcaatactttttaggcacggACCAAATTGCCTCCTCAGAATCGAGtatcgtcattcaatacccaatttcaataaaGAGGAGTAAACCTCATCCGTGTCAGTGAGTCAATTCTTCACTGAAATCTAATATACGGGGAAAAAAACTCTACGTTATGCAAAGAGATGGGGCTCATGTAGTAgaagctgaaaaataaataaaaagatgtaatgtaattttgttttgtgaaattgGTATCAAAAATAGTATCGTTTAGGCACCGATGCCAAAGTCCCGGCATTGTTATCGTACCAGTATTGGAATTTGTAATCAGAAAATtgtttccccctctccctcAAAAAGGCAAGAGTTACCCCACtactcaaaaaaacatttaagtggCTGGCCACTCAACAGAAACAGTCGACCTTGCTGTTACTGTGCAGCTTCAAATCAACTTCAACCTCACTCTCTTCTGTTGTCATCCTTCTGGACCTTTCTTCTGCCTTTGATACAGTGAACCACCAGATCTTTATTTCAACACTCCAGGATCTGGGGGTCTCAGGCTCTGCGCTCTCTTCGCTCAAATCTTACATAACAAATCGAACCTACCGGGTGACTTGGCGAGGATCTACCTCAGAAATGTGCTCTGTCAAAACTGTGGTTCCTCAGGGATCAGTCCCTGgttccctcctcttctctctgtacACCTACTCCCTCGGGTCTGTCATTCACCCACACAGCGTTCAGCTACGCAGATGACACCCAACTAATTCTCTCCTTTCCGGAGTCTGAAACTCAAGTAACAACACGTGTCTCGGCCTGTCTGACATTTCTTCTTGGATGTCCACACACCATCTGAAATTCAACCTTGACCAGACTGAACCTCTTTTCCAGGGAAGGGCTCTCCTATTCAAGAACTGACTATAGCAATTGAAAACTCTGTGGTAGCCCACACCCAGACTGCTAGAAACCTGGGTGTCACNNNNNNNNNNNNNNNNNNNNNNNNNNNNNNNNNNNNNNNNNNNNNNNNNNNNNNNNNNNNNNNNNNNNNNNNNNNNNNNNNNNNNNNNNNNNNNNNNNNNACACTTCCTGGATGTAGAGCGGATTAAGACTCATCACTAGGCCGCAGAAGAGACCGAACACCAAGCGTCCCAGGATGAGAACCTCAAATGACTTGCTGGATTTGGAGGCGGACATCAGACATGCTCCCACCACAGAGAGACAGTTCACTATTAGGATGGAGTTACGTCTGGAGGGGGAAAATTAGAGAAATTAAAAGACTAAACCTGATGGAAATTAtagggaaattaaaaaaatcctttattacCTTCCATAAGAATCTGCCAGGTATTTGACTCCCAGCGAGCCCAACAAAGCTCCAAAGTCTTTAATGCTGACAGAGAGCGACCACAGGAGAGTCAGGCTGTGATCTGGCATCGACTGGTTGTGCCTGGCTCTCCAGGTGTGGTTGAAAAACTCTTCGATGATCTAAACGGTTGTAAAAGAGACTATCAACTGGTCACGGAATGGGAAACACAGTAAAAATTGTGTGTGGACAAATGACAATTTCATTGACTTGCATTAACATGGGTACAAGCTTTTTTTCCGaaaagttaaatacattttaaatactgtatatataaatattttaaaactacTGTTGTGATGTACTTGACCAGTCAAACACAGTTTTTACAGATATTATTTCACTAAGTAATACAGTAGAAATGTGTGATGTGaggaatgtaaaaataaataaataaataaggccAAATGTAGAAGATCTGTCTCACTTGAACACATGTATTGCAGTCTACCCGTGAAATGGCAAATCCCTGCCAGACCTGGAGCTGAGCCGGAGAGTTTCAGCAGATTGTTAAgtttattcagtgttttattgAGGCTGTGAGATATTTGTTTGACAGTCTCACGGTTTTGGGTTGTCTTATACTGAGCCAGGACTGGCTGTCCACTATCTCTCTGCTTAAGCTCTACTGCATGATAAAGTTTGAATATTGTCTTGGAAAATCTGTGGTCTTtctgcaaattatttttttaaatcattatttcaaataaatgggTTTTAACAAAGCTTACAAAGCTTATTCTAAAGCTAAAGTACCTAATAATAGAGGAATAGGTCTGGGCAATATTTCGATATATCAATATATGAGACTAGgtattgtcttaaattttaGATATAATAATGACACAATATGAAGAtatgtcttttcctggtttttaaggctgcattacagtaaagtgatgccattttctgAACCAACCAGAcggttctagctgttctattatttaccacttagtcattatatccagtTACTCctgattatttattaaagatctcattgtgtaaatattttgagaaagctccaatagtcaacactactcAAATATCGACACGGAGGATTTTGgtcaaaaaaaatatcaatttgaTTTTCTCGCCCAGTCCAGTTCTAATCTGAAGACATTTTCGACATCAGAAAATGTGAAACTAAACTAGAAGTATTAGTATGAATGGACATAATGTGATCATATCTTTGGCCCTCAGCCGCTGTGTGTCCTGCTCGCCTTGGCCGGAGCGTTGACGTTGCCGGTGTGGTAGCCAATCTGCAGCGAGCCGAGCACCGCTGCCAGGATGGAGGTCAGGAGCGTGGCTGTCAGATGGCTCTGCAACAGTGTTGAGGttaatgacacatttatttctttacctTTTATAACTTAGTTAacctgttgtttttaaacattaaaatgctttgAGCCATTATTATTTCTATCAAGCAGATTCAGAAATTTGAATCCAAGGCTGCCCAATTTGCGGTCCGGGGGCCAAGTTTGGACCAAGCTGCCATTGTTCATCCCCACCATGGCATTTGACATCGTCATGTTTTTTCTccttattttgaaagtgctgtaAACTTGTCGCTGCTACACCACCTGGATCGTTGATCttattggttgaaggactatccaactAAGCCGTGAGGCATTTGAGCGGCGTCCGTTTTCCTTTGGAAACGAGCTGTGAATAAACCTTCCCCAGACCCACTATGTTACAACTGAGTAGGgtctggcatcaacaaggctAAATGCTACGGTAATTTAAAGCTTAGTTTATGGTCGCCACGGTGTTCCCGGCCATGAAATGACATCACCACTGCTGTCGTTTCCAGCCCGTCTCCGCGAGCTGTCAAAGTTTTGTGACCACTAAGTCACATTGTCTTGCTCGAATATAGCGGGCGCTTAAAGCACAGTGCATGTGAACTTCCCCATGAGATTAAATACTTGCGTTTTATCTACGAAGAATTACAAGAATTATGGTATTCttcaatatcatttatttttggccCGTGTCCTTCCATCCAGATACATTTCGGCCCTTCATATGAAAGACTTTGGGCAAATCTGATCTAGTTATTTTAAAGTGGCAATATGTTTTCTGATCGAGATGCCCTGagattgttttctctttgtcctcatttttatttgcacaacaaaaaaacatgaacaatgcAAAGTTTTGAAGTACTTTGAATATTTCAATATCAAAATGTGACTGTCAACACTCAAGAGATTTACACAATTGTGATCTGAGTTCAGTGACCAAACGCTCTTCTCCAAAAATAAGCAATAAAAATTGTTTGTTCATTTGTAggaagaaaaaggttaaaaaaaaaccaacCTCCTGCGACGCCATTTGTT
It includes:
- the LOC117935686 gene encoding solute carrier family 2, facilitated glucose transporter member 1; this encodes MASQESHLTATLLTSILAAVLGSLQIGYHTGNVNAPAKIIEEFFNHTWRARHNQSMPDHSLTLLWSLSVSIKDFGALLGSLGVKYLADSYGRRNSILIVNCLSVVGACLMSASKSSKSFEVLILGRLVFGLFCGLVMSLNPLYIQEVPALFYKSASLKVQKFKVQQGSSCMCLLQVAGLDTVLGTEHYWAMMLSLSVIPALTQYLVLPFCPESPRYLLIDQGEESKAEAALLRLRGSSDKVFSELEEMKEEAAHTQSGVTIHQFFKKRRYKQPIIIVLIINLGSQLSGFNAIINYSTRMFQAKFDQAKYLTLGVGAVNVIFTLVAFFLMEKAGRRRLLLTGFISIAVCNLLMTIVDSVLHLVPELRSLQVLLVFCLISAYELGPGPISWFIAAELFDQPGRPIAMAFTSMLNWGGKFVLALLFPPLLKLCGEYIYLFFMAVALAAFSFTWIRLPETKGRTFDDIAEEFRGAEGIPLHNNIGFNTFT